Part of the Brassica oleracea var. oleracea cultivar TO1000 chromosome C8, BOL, whole genome shotgun sequence genome is shown below.
CCCACGATCATATCTCCACTAGTCCATTTTGTATTTTTCCTCTAGTAGTGTCTTATAATTAGAAATGTGAGATACACCGACGATGTCGAGCTGCAGCAGTTTTCTTATGTTGCTTTGATTCTTCTTTCCACCTGCATGCAATATCGTGAGCCACACTCATCGCGTCCAGTGACGCACCAAACAATCCTTTCCTCGTGAATCCGACAGCATACAGTCCTGCCTCTCCTTTCCATCCGTTTGGAAACGGGTTTTTCGGTATCCCATCATCGGAGAAGAAGTCATTGTCCTGAAAAACCAACACCAAACATGACTTCAATTAGTACTCACATTCAATAACATAATTACCGGATTTATATAATATCTAACCAAAACTCGTACCACGATTTTGTAACCGTCTCTATGAAAAAATGTAAATATTAAATTTGGTCTTTACATTTAATGCTCACATTCAAACACACAACTTTAGTCGGGTTTTCACAAGACTCGGACCGGGTCGGATGGGTATTTATGTTTTTCTTCCGACATCATTAAATGTTTCTAAAACTTTAAAGAAACAATGAAAGATGTTGTGTAATTTACCTTAAGCCATGAAGGGACGTTGCTTCTGTATCCAGTAGCTAGAATAACGGAATCAATCTCAAGAACACGGCCATCCACTAGCTCAACTTTTCCTCTACCGAACTTTATGATCCCCGGGACGATTTTGATCTTTCCCGATCTGATTTTAGGTAGTGCTCCGATGTCAAGAACCGGCGTTTTACCTTCCAAATTCTTCAGCTCCAACGGTCCGAGCTTTGGCCTTTTTAGACCGTATTTATCGGTATCCCCCAAGGCTATCCTTGCAAGAAAGAGCAGTGTCTTGTCCGCGAGCCAAACCGGCATCCATTTCATCATCGTGACTCCTAGCTCGAACGTTGATTTGCCCAAAATCTCCCTTGGTAACACATGAACCTATATAAACCAAGAAGAAAACAGAGTATTTATCAGACGCTCTATTTTCAAAAACAGAGTATAAAAACAGAGTATGCTCTGTTTTGTTTTTTTTACTTACCGAGCTACGAACGACCATTGATGGGTTTGCTCCGTGATTGTAGAGATCGAGAGAGACTTCCATACCGGAGTTTCCACATCCTACGACCAAAACATTCTTCCCTTGGTACCTCCCACCGGATTTGTAATCTCCGGCGTGGAGAACATCTCCACCGAAGTCCTCAAGTCCTTCAAAATCCGGCACAACTTTCTCAGCATTCTCTCCCGTAGCCACCACAAGCGTCCTGCAGATATACTCAAACTCGCATGAGCCGAGCGGCCCGCTCTTAGAAACGGTCTTGACGCGCCACAGCCCGAACGTCTCGTCGTATTTCGCAGACTGGACCGTCTCGTTGTACTTAGGGTTGATGTCGAAGTGGGTTGCGTAGTCCTCAAGGTACTGGATGAACTGGAACTTGGTTGGGTACTCCGGGTAGTCCTCCGGGAAGGGGAAGTTGGGTAGCTGGCAGAACTGTTTAGGGAGGTGGAGTTTGAGACGGTCGTATGTTCTGTTCTGCCACAGTGAAGCGATACAGTTGGCTCGCTCGAGGATTATAAACGGTACACCTTCACGTTTCAAGCCAGCAGCTACAGCTAGGCCCGATGGGCCAGCTCCGACGATGACTGGACCGTTGACCCAAATGCAGCGTCGGGAGAAAATGTCACTGTCCGGGATGAAGTTTCCGAACATGCTTGAGATGTTGAGAGACTTCTTGTTATTAATTCTATACATCTTTAAACAGAGTTTATAGGTTACTAGTTCTGAAGGAAGAAAACAGAGAGAGTGTTAAGTATGTGTGTGTTTTGTTGTATTGCTGAAGAAGATGTATAAATAGAGAAGAAGACTTGAAGCAATTTGGAATTTGTAATATATTTTATTTTTTCTAGTTATTATTTTTACTCATGAATGTTATTTAATTCTCAAATGGTAAGGTTGCATCCCACCATCATTTGTTTATTTGTTCTCTCATAGGTTCTACTTATTGTTATTAATCCTTGTCCAACAAATACAATGATAGTTACAAGAAAAGTAGTTCGAGTATTTTGCAACCTCTTTCTTTGCATGCCAAATATTTATATTACTCATGGTACATGGAAATTATTGTTTAGTAAGAGACGTATCCGTATGTTTAGAGTTTTCGCTGTAACAAAACGGTCTCGATCTAATTAGTTAACGTATTACATCTGAGGATTTTATTATTATTTAACTATTTGATACTTATCAAACTTGTTAAAAATCACGTTGATAATCTCATAATTAGGTGTTGACATGCCCAAAATCTCACATCTTCATTAATCACTCACCGATATTACAACCCTATTTAAATCGTTAATACGTTATTTGTGAAAAAGAAGTCCAGGGCTTATTGAGAGAAGAGACATGACTTTGGAAATACATTTGAGAAGAGAACGAAAACAGGATAATTAAGTCTGATGTCAGGTTGCTACCAACGTAGGAATCAATCAAGGGTAAAAAGGAGATACACATAGACGTTGCCTATATAATCGATTCTAAGGAAGACATGACATCGCATATTGCTACACGATCATGTATACATATAAACATGAAAGGTCCATTGGGGACTTGTGAGTTTCTATTTTTTTTCTCCTCTTTAGCCTTATTTTAGAGAAATAGTACCTTTTCCGTTATAGATTATCAAACTATCGCTTAAAGAAACTATTTATCTATACTAAAACTTGTTCATGTACGAATTTCTTCATATGAATATTTTTAGATTTGATCTTTTATTTTCGTTGTGCTTTTATAGTTTTTTTTTTCCAAAACGCATACGCCTTTTTTTTTGTATCCCCCTCATTCTTTGTCATAATTTTGATCTTGTAAATCAGGTTTTTTTGGAACATAACTCACACAAACGTTTTCTCTCTCTTCTTAATATGTAGAGAATATATATGTAAATAAAAAGAAGTTAATTTATATTGCAAGGTAGAACAAAATTTAAAAATTCTATGTCTTTTTTAATTCAATTTTTTCTTTCGAAAAGATAAAATTTAGAATTCCGCGAAGCAGTGGAATTTGAGGCAACGTGGTTAGACCTCCATCAGGAGTGGCTACACATCCCACCGACTAATTAATTTCATTAAGAATAAAAAAGAAATGCAGCTCTCCCTAAACACATACATACACATGTGTTGATCTACGTTTGCAAAGTATTAGTAATAATCTGTGGCTTTTGCTTGACCTAGGGTTCAACGGAAATCGCCACCTCAAAATATATTGTGTTCATGAAAAAGAAGTATACTATTGAATTTAAATGATAAAAGACTAGTATTATAACAACCTGAATTCTTTTGTCAATTCACAAAAGAATTAATATTACGCCTACAAAGCCATTAACAACATGGGTTTAATGATGAGGACTTTTGGCCGGGTGAGATGATTGAACGGTTTAAATCCAAAATGACATAGAATTTGTATATTGTCACACATATTATAACGGAAATTTGAATAATATAAAACGAATAAAGCCGTTCGACCGTTTATTAGACCTAGCAACATACTTGAAAAGAAACTTTAAACAAATTTATAGTTATAATTTGTACCTTTTTTTTGGTTGTGAGCAGATATATATTGTTATCAAGATCCAGTGAACCTATATTTTTATAAGTGTATATTTTGGTTGTTAAGACATTCATTGGAATGTTGCATATTTCCAAATTAAACGTACAAAATTATTGGATTAAGCAACTAACTAAGCTCTAATATACTAAGAACACGACGTGGTTGCTCAAAAAAATCTCCCATTATTGATTCGAACTTCGAATGCCTTGGGTCAAAGCTAATGAAAAAATGTCACAACTGCGTACCAGTGTAATTTTGTTTCAGTTCACGTAATAAAATACCGATATTTATTCAAATATATAAATATGAAAAAGAGAGAGAAGCATTGACACAAATTTATATCTGTAAGTGGAAAATGATCCACTAGTTATACTGAAAGTTATCATTGAATACGTATGTTGTGAGTCCTTGTAGTATTTATCTTCTTTTTTTTGTAACTTTTTTTTTTTTTTTTTTGATAACTCTAGTATCTGGGCAGCCACATTCTCAACTATCCTCCCGAAAGGGTCCAGCGCCCCAACGGAAGGGATGTTAAATCCGTTGTGGCCAAGGCTCGAACCCGGGTGGCAGGCAATACAGCTGTACCTCCTTTACCACCAAGCTACGATCGCTTGGTTTTTTTTGTAACTTGGCTTTCATTTGTACTACATATTTATCTTACAGTATTAATTGTACGGTAATCAAAATATCTTTAAAATGCACAAGCCTTTAAAAAAAATGCACCAATCTTGAGGAGAACCAACATGCGCTTGCTGTGGCAGGGAATTTTTAACCTCAGTTTCCATAAATAATAAACGAAAGTGATGAATAGAAGCTCTCGAGAATATTGATCGGATGTTCTTACCTTTTAGTTTAACCGACCATTCTGTATAATAATATTATAACTCGTTAACCAAAGTAATATCGTAACTCGACATGTTGAAAAGGCACAATTATTAAAAGACATTTCGCTGTAACTATCTCGTAGTATGTAAGGGTATATAAATACATGTTATACTGATTCATGGAATGTAACGTACGTACGGGATCCTGATTATATCATGTTAAAAATTACATTGAACCATGTATATCTTCTATGATAAAAAGTGGACTTACATAATTTTATGCTGGTATACTGGTGACATTGGATTATATAGATTATAAAGTGAGAAAACAAAAATAAAAGCTATATTCACATTCAGACTGGTAACATTATATGCATGTACTGTAACTTTTATTAGATGAGAATTATACATAAATATGGATACTAATGGTTCATTTTTGCTGAATATTTCTCGGACTATACACACTACTTTTGGTTGATTTGATGCATAATGCTATAAAGAATCAAAATTGAAGGCGTGTTCGATTCTTGTTAATTGAGAGATTATAAAGTGAGAAGTGAATAACTAAAAAGACTTAGGGAATTGATCACATTTACCATATTCCAAGACTTGGTAATGGTGTGTTCTCATTTCCTATAAACCTCGAGAATAGACATTAGTGCACCGAAACATTTGTAGAGGTTTTATAAACATTTATATTTTAATTATTATGGTATGATGGTCTAAATAAATGATCATGTTAAGTGTGTACTGATTTGATTTACGTGCACAAATGCAACACAATATCTTACGCACCACTCTTCATTTTTTCGCTTTTTGTTTTATTTTTCGCGTTTCATAGAAACAAATATTTTCAAATCCTTATATGATACTTCTACTTGGTAATATAATGAGAAAGCTAGCAATCGTGAAAAAAGTAAACGCCCTTTGTTTTGTATAGGGTTCCAATTTCCAAACCAGCGCAGCACCCTGATTATTAACAATTAATAAGAAAACATAATATAATTAATTGAAAACTGTAGAATCTCTTATATATTATGCAAATATAAGAAATTAGAGTTTAAAATTTCAGAAGTCTGGCGTACTTGTTTTCTTATATATATATCTAATTATAATATACTATATAATTTTGTGGTGTATATATAAGTCATTGTACCATATAATTATGCAACTCTTTTAATTAATATAAATGACTTAAGAGAAAAGTAATACTAGTTTCATATTAATTTTTAATTCAGAGTTTAAAATTTATTTATTGTAAGTATTATTTTATGTTTTCAATGTATATATGATAGTTTTTTCAGTTTTATTTTTATTGTTTTAACTCATCAATTTCAACTCATTAATTTATATAATTAAATAAAATAAAGAATTAATTAGAAGTAAAATAAATTTAATATTTTCTAATTTGTGTAACCAATTAAATATAAATGAAATGAAATAAGTAGTAGAGATCTATTTCCACAGTTAGTTAACATGTCGTTCAACAAACTATCAATAGTAACCAATATAAAAAAAAAGATTTTATTCTAATATCATTTTAATTGTTAATTATATTCATCATTCTTATATATTATAACATTTATATGGTACAATAATTTACCACTTTTGTTTACAGATTAATTTTAAGAGTTAACGGACATGTGTGTACATAATACATTCTGGTAGACATAAAATTTTAACTTAATTTAGGTAACTATAAAAATTTAAACTCATTAGATAACCATTTTTTTTAGAATGCATTAGATAAAACTGTAAGGCGCAAATATTTTAGCAGTAGACAATAAAATCTTCTCGAGGAGGAGAATATTAGATTTTGGTTGTGTTTAATTGGAAAATAATAAGAAGAGAAATATCTACGAGGAATACGATTGGGA
Proteins encoded:
- the LOC106310789 gene encoding probable indole-3-pyruvate monooxygenase YUCCA3, coding for MYRINNKKSLNISSMFGNFIPDSDIFSRRCIWVNGPVIVGAGPSGLAVAAGLKREGVPFIILERANCIASLWQNRTYDRLKLHLPKQFCQLPNFPFPEDYPEYPTKFQFIQYLEDYATHFDINPKYNETVQSAKYDETFGLWRVKTVSKSGPLGSCEFEYICRTLVVATGENAEKVVPDFEGLEDFGGDVLHAGDYKSGGRYQGKNVLVVGCGNSGMEVSLDLYNHGANPSMVVRSSVHVLPREILGKSTFELGVTMMKWMPVWLADKTLLFLARIALGDTDKYGLKRPKLGPLELKNLEGKTPVLDIGALPKIRSGKIKIVPGIIKFGRGKVELVDGRVLEIDSVILATGYRSNVPSWLKDNDFFSDDGIPKNPFPNGWKGEAGLYAVGFTRKGLFGASLDAMSVAHDIACRWKEESKQHKKTAAARHRRCISHF